A window of Lacibacter sediminis contains these coding sequences:
- a CDS encoding NHL repeat-containing protein — translation MNRRTFIKHSSLATASLYASPLLSASEKNEIILGHNHKRYRINTNWSQADFARNPVKDCHEMVQDKLGRIILLTNETKNNVLIYDKSGRLITTWGNEYPGAHGLTLFNENGTDTLFICDNNRHQVIKTTIDGRVLMTLDYPKETGAYTKADEYVPTETAIAANGDIYVADGYGKDFIIQYDYKGSYIRHFGGRGNEEKHLLNAHGICVDYRDKNKPCLVVTSRQQHAFKRYTLNGVYIDTIPLPGAWVCRPVIKGDYLYAAVLQTDARQGDKSGFVTILDINYKVISNLGGNTPAYTGNKPNELYQTIKVFQYPHDVCIDDEENLYVAQWNSGQVYPYKLQPL, via the coding sequence TTGAATCGCCGCACGTTCATTAAACATTCTTCTCTGGCAACAGCATCATTGTATGCAAGTCCGTTATTATCTGCTTCAGAAAAGAACGAAATCATTCTCGGGCATAACCATAAACGTTATCGCATCAATACCAACTGGAGCCAGGCAGACTTTGCACGCAACCCTGTAAAAGACTGTCATGAAATGGTGCAGGATAAATTGGGGCGTATTATTCTGCTGACCAATGAAACAAAGAATAACGTCCTCATCTATGATAAAAGCGGGAGACTGATCACAACCTGGGGAAATGAATATCCGGGTGCACATGGGCTTACGTTGTTTAATGAAAACGGTACTGATACATTATTCATTTGTGATAACAATCGCCACCAGGTAATTAAAACCACAATAGATGGGAGAGTATTAATGACATTGGACTATCCAAAAGAAACAGGTGCATACACAAAAGCAGATGAGTATGTTCCAACAGAAACAGCCATTGCTGCTAATGGTGATATTTATGTAGCCGATGGTTATGGAAAAGACTTTATTATTCAATACGATTACAAAGGCAGCTATATCCGTCATTTCGGAGGAAGAGGAAATGAAGAAAAGCATTTATTAAATGCGCATGGCATTTGCGTTGATTACAGGGATAAGAACAAACCTTGTCTTGTGGTTACTTCACGACAACAACATGCGTTTAAACGATACACCTTAAATGGAGTTTATATTGATACCATTCCATTACCCGGAGCATGGGTTTGCCGACCAGTTATAAAAGGCGATTATTTGTATGCTGCGGTTTTGCAAACAGATGCACGGCAAGGCGACAAGTCGGGTTTTGTAACAATACTCGATATAAACTATAAAGTGATCTCAAACCTCGGTGGCAATACACCTGCTTATACAGGTAATAAACCGAATGAACTGTACCAGACGATCAAAGTTTTTCAATACCCACATGATGTCTGTATTGATGATGAAGAAAACCTGTATGTAGCACAATGGAACAGCGGGCAAGTATATCCTTACAAACTCCAGCCTTTATGA
- a CDS encoding PSD1 and planctomycete cytochrome C domain-containing protein has product MIDRYPSKSYTIAMYKKTIWTIVTICSILLLAASCFRSKGSDVSSIPKTVSYNFHIRPILSDKCFKCHGPDGNKRAAGLRLDIADSAFAPLKETKGAYALVAGDPENSELYKRIISTDPEYMMPEPESHLGALSEHEINLFKKWIEQGAKYESHWAFASPKKIPLPKIDDKDRAKNEIDYFILSKLEEQGLAQNEEADKERLLKRIALDITGLPPSIEMMDKFVNDKTEFAYEKMIDELLASPQYGEKMAVHWMDVARYADSYGYQDDNIRSQWPWRDWVIHAFNKNLPYDQFLTWQIAGDMLPEANKEQILATGFFRNHKYTEEGGVIPEEYRVEYLVDKTKTFGKGILGITIECAQCHDHKYDPFSQKDYYSFLAFFNNTKEAGFEGDVSASKPAKNPILTISAEERKNILSFINTKDTGNLTVSVMGERDTLRKTFVLNRGVYDQPGEEVKAAAIPAVMKFDTSKFTRNRIGLAQWTVNKSNPLTARVFVNLMWQEFFGRGLVKTSGDFGMQGELPSHPELLDWLAVDFMENGWNVKRLVKQILTSATYRQSAKVSEEQLKKDPENVYLARGPRIRLKAEFIRDLYLSSSGLLVKTIGGPSVKPYQPKGLWEAATSGRGVLAVYRQDHGDDLYRRGLYTFIKLTVPPPGMTMFDASNRDQCEVKRLKTNTPLQALIMMNDPAVLEASRVLAQKLMLDQSAVADKITKAFRLIVCRKPSAKEVSILEKYYNEQLQLFQQKKSDATIILKAGEYPQSNQVDKNKSAALMKAINTIFNMEETITKT; this is encoded by the coding sequence ATGATTGATCGCTATCCTTCAAAAAGCTATACGATTGCCATGTATAAAAAGACTATCTGGACAATAGTAACTATTTGTTCCATTCTACTGTTAGCTGCATCCTGCTTTCGCAGTAAGGGCAGCGATGTTTCTTCAATTCCAAAAACTGTCAGCTACAATTTTCATATCCGCCCCATTCTTTCCGACAAATGTTTTAAGTGTCATGGTCCTGATGGTAACAAACGGGCTGCAGGTTTGCGTCTTGACATTGCCGACAGTGCTTTCGCACCACTCAAAGAAACAAAAGGTGCTTATGCATTAGTTGCAGGGGATCCAGAAAATTCGGAATTGTATAAGCGCATCATTTCAACTGATCCCGAATACATGATGCCCGAACCCGAATCGCATTTGGGTGCTTTAAGTGAGCATGAAATAAACCTGTTTAAAAAATGGATCGAGCAAGGTGCAAAATATGAATCGCACTGGGCATTTGCCTCCCCAAAGAAAATTCCGCTTCCAAAAATAGATGATAAGGATCGTGCAAAAAATGAGATCGATTATTTTATCCTGAGCAAATTGGAAGAACAGGGTCTTGCACAAAATGAAGAAGCTGATAAGGAACGTTTATTAAAACGAATTGCACTTGATATAACCGGCTTGCCGCCATCAATTGAGATGATGGACAAATTTGTAAATGACAAAACTGAGTTCGCATATGAAAAAATGATCGATGAATTGCTGGCTAGTCCACAGTATGGTGAGAAGATGGCTGTGCACTGGATGGATGTTGCCCGCTATGCAGATAGCTACGGTTACCAGGATGATAATATACGGTCGCAATGGCCATGGAGAGATTGGGTGATCCATGCATTCAATAAGAATCTTCCTTATGATCAGTTTCTTACCTGGCAAATTGCAGGTGACATGTTGCCCGAAGCAAATAAAGAGCAAATACTGGCAACAGGATTTTTCCGTAATCATAAGTATACAGAAGAAGGTGGTGTGATTCCTGAAGAATATCGTGTGGAATACCTCGTCGATAAAACAAAAACCTTTGGTAAAGGAATATTAGGCATCACAATTGAATGTGCACAATGCCACGATCACAAATACGATCCATTCTCTCAAAAAGATTATTACTCCTTCCTTGCTTTTTTCAACAACACAAAAGAAGCAGGATTTGAAGGTGATGTAAGTGCATCAAAACCGGCAAAGAATCCAATACTCACTATCAGTGCAGAAGAACGGAAAAATATTCTCTCATTCATCAATACAAAAGATACCGGTAACCTTACTGTGTCTGTAATGGGCGAAAGAGATACACTGCGTAAAACTTTTGTGTTGAACCGTGGCGTGTACGATCAACCCGGTGAAGAAGTGAAAGCTGCAGCTATTCCTGCCGTAATGAAATTCGATACAAGCAAATTTACACGTAACAGGATCGGGCTTGCCCAATGGACAGTGAATAAAAGCAATCCGCTGACAGCAAGAGTTTTTGTGAACCTGATGTGGCAGGAATTCTTTGGAAGAGGCTTGGTAAAAACTTCCGGTGACTTTGGTATGCAGGGCGAGCTTCCTTCTCATCCTGAATTACTCGATTGGCTGGCGGTTGATTTTATGGAGAACGGATGGAACGTAAAACGATTAGTGAAACAGATATTAACATCAGCAACCTATCGTCAGTCAGCAAAAGTTTCAGAAGAGCAATTGAAGAAAGATCCGGAGAATGTTTATTTAGCAAGAGGTCCACGTATCCGTTTAAAAGCAGAGTTCATTCGTGATCTCTATTTATCCAGCAGTGGATTACTGGTAAAAACAATTGGCGGGCCAAGTGTGAAACCCTATCAACCCAAAGGTCTTTGGGAAGCTGCCACTTCAGGAAGAGGCGTACTAGCAGTATACAGACAGGATCATGGAGATGATCTGTACCGCAGGGGGCTGTATACATTTATTAAATTAACGGTACCGCCACCGGGTATGACCATGTTTGATGCCAGCAACCGTGATCAATGCGAAGTGAAGCGGTTAAAAACAAATACACCATTGCAGGCATTGATCATGATGAATGATCCCGCTGTACTGGAAGCATCAAGAGTGCTTGCACAAAAATTAATGCTGGATCAATCGGCAGTAGCTGATAAAATAACAAAAGCTTTTCGACTGATCGTTTGCAGAAAACCATCAGCCAAAGAAGTAAGTATACTGGAGAAGTACTACAACGAACAGCTGCAATTATTTCAACAGAAAAAATCTGATGCAACGATCATATTGAAGGCAGGTGAATATCCACAGAGTAATCAAGTGGATAAAAATAAATCTGCTGCGTTGATGAAAGCCATCAATACCATATTCAACATGGAAGAAACAATTACAAAAACCTGA
- a CDS encoding CHASE2 domain-containing protein → MTRVPIYLIFIFSFFLNCKNPVPKVNLVGSADPDIVLVNIEDGNREFISKILLKIDSLKPILIGIDVFFISKKTPQEDSALINSLQKVYNDILIYGLGNNNPFEHSDSAFTQYVTDEGYLKYDRTLSLISNMTPLPKIENTVHESFAYKIVKHWKPDFKLDIKENQQIPINYQRTLDKYLKLDGSLLIGTNIDNFELKDKIFLVGYIGPGREDKYSTPLRFVGKELEHDEPDTYGLVIIANEIRTLLDYKK, encoded by the coding sequence ATGACAAGAGTTCCCATTTATCTAATTTTTATTTTTTCATTTTTTCTGAATTGTAAAAATCCTGTGCCAAAGGTCAACTTAGTCGGGTCGGCTGACCCAGACATTGTTCTAGTAAATATTGAGGATGGTAACAGAGAGTTTATCAGCAAAATATTATTGAAGATTGACAGTCTTAAACCAATTTTAATTGGTATTGATGTTTTTTTTATTAGCAAAAAGACGCCACAAGAAGACTCAGCCTTAATCAATTCATTGCAGAAAGTATACAATGACATTCTGATTTACGGGTTAGGCAACAATAACCCTTTTGAACATTCAGATTCAGCATTTACACAATACGTAACTGACGAAGGGTATCTTAAATATGACCGTACGCTTAGTCTAATCAGTAATATGACACCTTTGCCCAAAATAGAGAATACGGTTCATGAATCATTTGCCTATAAAATCGTAAAACATTGGAAGCCGGACTTTAAGTTAGACATAAAAGAAAATCAACAAATACCGATTAATTACCAACGGACTCTTGACAAATATTTAAAACTGGATGGCTCTCTCTTAATTGGTACAAACATTGACAATTTTGAATTGAAAGATAAAATATTCCTTGTGGGTTATATTGGCCCAGGAAGAGAAGACAAATACTCAACTCCTTTGCGATTCGTCGGAAAAGAACTTGAACATGACGAGCCAGACACATATGGACTTGTGATAATTGCAAATGAGATAAGGACATTACTTGATTATAAAAAGTAA
- a CDS encoding c-type cytochrome domain-containing protein has translation MLRLKNSLFNISLLLNCLLLFLLFFENRISVPLWLQVIGRTHPLVLHFPVVLVVMYALLVLFFHAQKTKDDHNLYIADLILQLAAFTSAITALAGFFLSKEEGYDTDALQWHKWSGVAISLFMLLWCFFKNMLQARKITAFATSIVALVLIVIAGHQGAGITHGENFVLAPVTPEKKQAAVSVEEAELYTHLVKPILEAKCISCHNSKKAKGELVMETEEPLLKGGKNGVLWDSTSADLGLLLRRIHLPLEEKKHMPPQGKPQLTDDEIVILRHWIKKGSDFKLRVADLATDDSLFVVANNILTAAETAEYDFDEADAAVVKDLNTVNRVVAAEALESPALNVSFFNSKLFKAEQLAELSKIKKQIVSLDLSQMPVKDVDMKIIGEFENLRKLNLSFSAITGAGLTELKRLKFLRSLSISGTKVTAEQLKQLQSFPQLKTVYTWNMPVASADMEKVKTQMKNIRFETGFKGDTLILKLSTPIVQNEESIITSPIPLKLKHYINGTTIRFTKDGSDPDSLKSPVFKPGEMIDGNVFIKAKAYKPGWISSDIIEVNFYRSTYKADSVSFLLQPDPAYKGEGKMLSDHIKGELNFRLGSWLAWRQTRMEALLQFNKPTIVKSVTLSTLIDVASYIMPPSSIEIWGGDDMKKMKLLGTLKPTQPTMLQPSSLRGYECKFNPSTVKYIKIIGNTVSKLPAWHPGKGDKGWLFVDEVLVN, from the coding sequence ATGTTACGTCTAAAGAATAGTTTGTTCAATATTTCTCTTTTGCTGAATTGCCTGTTGCTGTTCCTGTTATTTTTCGAAAACAGGATATCAGTGCCGCTATGGTTACAGGTAATTGGGCGCACACATCCACTTGTATTGCATTTTCCTGTGGTGTTAGTGGTCATGTATGCATTGCTTGTGTTGTTTTTTCATGCACAGAAAACAAAGGATGATCACAATCTGTATATCGCTGATCTTATTTTACAATTAGCTGCTTTTACTTCAGCCATTACTGCTTTGGCAGGATTTTTCTTATCAAAAGAAGAAGGCTATGATACTGATGCTTTGCAATGGCACAAATGGAGTGGGGTCGCTATTTCACTTTTTATGTTGCTGTGGTGTTTTTTCAAAAACATGTTACAAGCAAGGAAGATCACAGCTTTTGCTACTTCTATTGTGGCACTTGTGCTGATTGTCATTGCAGGTCACCAGGGCGCTGGCATAACACATGGAGAGAATTTTGTATTGGCTCCTGTAACACCTGAAAAAAAACAAGCTGCTGTATCAGTTGAAGAGGCGGAGTTGTATACCCACTTGGTGAAGCCCATACTTGAAGCCAAATGTATTTCCTGCCATAACAGCAAAAAAGCAAAAGGCGAACTGGTAATGGAAACAGAAGAACCGTTGTTGAAGGGAGGGAAGAACGGAGTTTTATGGGATAGTACTTCTGCCGATTTGGGTTTGTTGTTACGAAGAATACATTTACCACTTGAAGAGAAAAAGCATATGCCACCACAAGGCAAACCTCAATTAACAGATGATGAAATTGTAATATTGAGACACTGGATAAAAAAAGGATCAGATTTTAAATTGCGTGTTGCTGATCTGGCAACAGATGATTCATTGTTTGTAGTGGCAAACAATATTTTGACGGCTGCAGAAACAGCAGAATATGATTTTGATGAAGCAGATGCTGCTGTTGTTAAAGATCTCAATACAGTTAACCGGGTGGTTGCTGCAGAAGCACTTGAGTCACCGGCGTTGAATGTGAGTTTTTTCAACAGTAAACTGTTTAAAGCAGAACAGCTGGCAGAATTGTCTAAAATAAAAAAGCAGATCGTTTCACTTGATCTGTCGCAAATGCCAGTAAAAGATGTGGATATGAAGATCATCGGTGAGTTTGAAAATCTCCGGAAACTTAACCTGAGCTTTTCTGCGATTACCGGTGCCGGTCTTACAGAGTTGAAGCGGTTAAAATTTTTAAGAAGCCTTTCGATATCCGGTACAAAAGTTACTGCAGAACAGTTGAAACAGTTACAAAGCTTTCCGCAACTTAAAACAGTTTATACATGGAATATGCCTGTCGCTTCAGCTGATATGGAGAAAGTAAAAACGCAAATGAAAAACATTCGCTTTGAAACAGGTTTTAAAGGTGATACTTTGATTTTGAAATTATCAACACCTATTGTGCAGAATGAAGAATCGATCATCACTTCACCTATCCCATTAAAGCTGAAACATTACATCAACGGAACGACTATCCGGTTTACGAAAGATGGCAGCGATCCTGACAGCCTAAAGTCACCGGTATTTAAACCCGGAGAAATGATCGATGGAAATGTTTTTATAAAAGCAAAAGCCTACAAACCAGGCTGGATAAGCAGCGATATCATAGAAGTGAATTTTTACAGAAGTACTTATAAAGCTGATAGTGTATCATTCCTGTTGCAACCCGATCCTGCATATAAAGGAGAAGGCAAAATGTTATCGGATCATATAAAAGGTGAATTAAATTTCCGCTTAGGCAGCTGGCTGGCATGGCGACAAACAAGAATGGAAGCTTTGCTGCAATTCAATAAACCAACTATTGTAAAAAGCGTAACACTTAGTACGTTGATTGATGTTGCGAGTTATATTATGCCTCCATCAAGTATTGAAATTTGGGGGGGCGATGATATGAAGAAAATGAAGTTGCTTGGTACTTTAAAGCCAACACAACCAACAATGCTTCAGCCATCGTCGCTGCGGGGTTATGAATGTAAGTTCAACCCATCTACCGTAAAATATATCAAGATCATAGGTAACACTGTAAGTAAACTACCGGCTTGGCATCCGGGTAAAGGAGATAAGGGATGGTTATTTGTAGATGAAGTGCTGGTGAATTAA
- a CDS encoding Imm26 family immunity protein, with protein sequence MTQHQFQVGPIKVNLPDENQNYFSIFHDLAELFEDEFQSDAVKKLRSKLKNVKPKASIEYEADNTHITTSNADTLVVVITAIEELATEKFKVSFQQLDTVQITELLKAAKKNRPKPKEWQTGDVFSIPLLNDTFAFGQVLDKKYCTCALFNLQSDSSTLTEEQFKRLQPISILHLSNGDLLNNGHWNILYNQTVTLNPSSGSGGRFGDIGSSSYGQCKAMTDLANAYWGLEPWNVMYREDYYDQLLLKGLTRPKTAHVLNEADRKTFRKEKFGVE encoded by the coding sequence ATGACACAGCATCAATTTCAAGTCGGACCAATTAAGGTTAATCTACCTGACGAAAATCAAAATTATTTTTCAATTTTTCACGACTTAGCTGAATTATTTGAAGACGAGTTTCAAAGTGACGCTGTAAAAAAATTACGGAGCAAACTAAAAAATGTTAAGCCAAAGGCTTCTATTGAGTATGAAGCTGACAACACACATATTACAACATCAAACGCTGACACTTTAGTTGTAGTAATTACTGCAATCGAAGAACTTGCGACAGAAAAATTTAAAGTTTCATTTCAACAGCTTGACACCGTACAAATAACCGAACTTCTCAAAGCTGCTAAAAAGAACAGACCTAAACCTAAGGAATGGCAAACAGGAGATGTGTTTTCAATTCCTTTGTTAAATGACACATTCGCATTCGGACAAGTTTTAGACAAAAAATACTGCACTTGTGCTTTGTTCAATTTACAATCAGACAGTTCAACTTTGACAGAAGAACAATTTAAGAGACTGCAGCCCATTTCAATTCTTCATTTATCAAACGGCGACTTGTTAAACAATGGACATTGGAACATTCTTTATAATCAAACCGTGACGCTTAACCCAAGTAGCGGAAGTGGTGGAAGGTTTGGTGACATTGGAAGTTCATCATATGGACAATGCAAAGCTATGACAGACTTGGCTAATGCTTATTGGGGACTTGAACCTTGGAACGTAATGTATCGTGAAGATTATTATGACCAACTCTTGTTAAAAGGTTTGACACGACCTAAGACCGCACATGTTCTTAATGAGGCAGATAGGAAAACGTTTAGAAAAGAAAAGTTCGGGGTGGAGTAA
- a CDS encoding chitobiase/beta-hexosaminidase C-terminal domain-containing protein, with translation MKRLVFLFLLAITQYSFAQQLFQLAPPVLNYRSVFFQDETTLEIKFEQPGAEIRYTINGDEPTPKDLLYTKPIVIAGKRVSIKAKAIGKDFLPSETVYVEFIKTGKVIQQISFTTPHPKYTTNNKNLLNDHIGGNTSFSSGAWLGYDCDTVEIDIELKKNETINGVLVDILQNESSWIFLPEQVILYYYDEAKKSYLPLGKETFSSERPSQKQIDAREIIPKITVKANKLKLILYPLKKIPAWHPGKDNHAWLFIDEIQVY, from the coding sequence ATGAAAAGACTAGTGTTCCTTTTTCTTCTGGCTATTACCCAATACAGTTTTGCTCAACAGTTATTTCAACTGGCACCACCAGTATTGAACTATCGATCTGTGTTTTTTCAAGATGAGACGACACTTGAAATAAAGTTTGAGCAGCCTGGTGCCGAAATCCGTTACACAATTAACGGTGATGAACCAACACCGAAAGATCTGCTTTACACAAAGCCAATAGTAATTGCAGGTAAAAGGGTAAGCATAAAAGCGAAGGCTATAGGAAAAGATTTTCTTCCATCAGAAACGGTTTACGTAGAGTTTATAAAGACAGGTAAAGTAATACAACAAATCAGTTTTACCACACCTCATCCAAAATACACAACGAATAATAAGAATCTGCTGAACGATCATATCGGCGGGAATACAAGTTTCAGTTCAGGTGCATGGTTAGGCTATGACTGCGATACAGTTGAAATCGATATTGAATTAAAAAAGAATGAAACGATCAACGGTGTATTGGTAGACATTTTGCAGAATGAAAGCAGCTGGATCTTTTTACCTGAACAGGTGATCTTGTATTATTACGATGAGGCTAAAAAAAGTTATCTTCCATTGGGTAAAGAAACTTTTAGTAGCGAACGGCCATCTCAAAAACAAATTGATGCCCGAGAAATTATTCCCAAAATTACGGTCAAAGCAAATAAGCTGAAGCTGATATTATATCCATTAAAGAAAATACCTGCATGGCATCCGGGCAAAGACAATCACGCCTGGTTATTCATTGATGAAATACAAGTATATTAA
- a CDS encoding response regulator transcription factor, with protein MTEKILFVEDEQDLGSLIKQYLETKGFDIDWYDNPKNALKAFRENASTYGLCLLDVQMPQKSGFELAENIVKIKEHIPFVFLTARTEKKDRLTGLNIGAADYISKPFDIDELALKLKNILKMTSGAVAPKVQLSTYMIGDILYNREQLTVTTPDKKVAKLTTREAELIEYFYQNKNKRIKKEDILIRIWGENDYFLGRSLDVFISRLRKIFAQSKKISLSNVYGAGYIFNVEEEV; from the coding sequence ATGACAGAAAAAATACTTTTTGTGGAAGATGAACAGGATCTGGGTAGTCTTATCAAACAATATCTTGAGACGAAAGGATTTGATATTGACTGGTATGATAATCCTAAGAACGCCTTAAAAGCATTCCGGGAGAATGCATCCACCTATGGTCTTTGTTTACTGGATGTGCAGATGCCGCAGAAAAGCGGATTCGAGTTAGCAGAAAACATTGTGAAGATAAAAGAACATATACCTTTTGTTTTTCTAACTGCCCGCACAGAAAAGAAAGACCGGCTCACGGGATTGAATATTGGTGCTGCTGATTATATCAGTAAGCCTTTTGATATTGATGAGCTGGCATTGAAGCTGAAAAATATTTTGAAGATGACTTCCGGTGCTGTTGCGCCGAAAGTGCAACTCTCAACTTATATGATCGGGGATATATTGTACAACCGTGAGCAGCTTACTGTAACAACACCTGATAAAAAAGTAGCTAAACTCACCACCCGTGAAGCAGAGCTGATCGAATACTTTTATCAAAACAAAAATAAACGTATTAAAAAAGAAGACATCCTCATCCGCATTTGGGGGGAGAATGATTACTTTCTTGGAAGAAGTCTTGACGTGTTTATCTCACGCCTGCGGAAGATCTTCGCTCAATCGAAAAAGATCAGCTTGAGTAATGTGTATGGAGCCGGGTACATATTTAATGTGGAAGAAGAAGTGTAA
- a CDS encoding DUF1501 domain-containing protein yields MMEKQILEHGLNLNRRRFLSRLGMGIGGMALGSLLVPDMLGGNTEEAILAGLPQFAPKAKRIIYLFQNGAPSQLDLFDYKPMLEKMHGQDLPASIRMGQRLTGMTADQAKFPLAGSYFQFNQYGQARAWISDLLPHTARVVDDLCIIRSMHTEAINHDPALTFFQTGAQVGNRPSMGSWLSYGLGSENKNLPAFCVLLSKGKGNGQGVYSKLWSNGFLDSVHQGVQFSSGDNPVLYLNNPDGIDKNERRKMLDNLAELNQETYKEFGDPEIQAKVQQYEMAYRMQTSVPDITDLSKEPEDIIKLYGPDCLTPGTYAANCLLARKLSENGVRFVQLYHQGWDGHNNLPSQIKGQCADVDKASAALITDLKQRGLLDETLVIWGGEFGRTNYCQGPLTKEDYGRDHHPRCFTIWMAGGGVKPGVYGETDEFGYNIVKDPVHVHDFHATVLHLMGMNHEQLTFKHLGRRYRLTDVAGNVVKGLIA; encoded by the coding sequence ATGATGGAAAAACAAATTCTTGAACATGGTTTAAATCTAAACCGTCGCCGTTTTTTATCAAGACTTGGAATGGGCATTGGTGGTATGGCATTAGGCTCATTACTTGTTCCTGATATGCTTGGTGGTAATACGGAAGAAGCAATACTTGCCGGCTTGCCTCAATTTGCACCGAAGGCCAAGCGTATTATCTATCTCTTTCAAAACGGAGCGCCATCGCAATTAGATCTGTTTGATTATAAACCGATGCTGGAAAAAATGCATGGACAGGATCTGCCTGCATCTATCCGCATGGGGCAACGCTTAACAGGTATGACGGCCGACCAGGCAAAGTTTCCGTTAGCAGGAAGTTATTTTCAATTCAATCAATACGGACAAGCCAGAGCATGGATCAGTGATCTGCTTCCGCATACTGCAAGAGTGGTAGATGATCTCTGCATCATACGCAGTATGCATACCGAAGCAATCAATCATGATCCTGCATTAACTTTTTTTCAAACAGGAGCGCAGGTAGGTAACCGGCCAAGTATGGGTTCATGGCTTAGTTATGGCTTGGGAAGTGAGAATAAAAATTTACCTGCTTTCTGTGTGTTACTTTCAAAAGGAAAGGGAAATGGCCAGGGTGTTTATTCGAAATTATGGTCGAATGGTTTTCTTGATTCCGTTCACCAAGGTGTACAGTTTAGCAGTGGTGACAATCCGGTGTTGTATCTCAACAATCCGGATGGAATAGATAAAAATGAGCGGCGCAAGATGTTGGACAACCTTGCTGAACTAAACCAGGAAACCTATAAAGAATTTGGTGATCCGGAAATACAGGCAAAAGTGCAGCAATACGAAATGGCTTATCGTATGCAAACATCGGTACCTGATATAACCGATCTAAGTAAAGAACCGGAAGACATTATAAAATTATACGGACCCGATTGTTTAACTCCCGGTACTTATGCAGCAAACTGTTTGCTTGCACGAAAACTCTCTGAAAATGGTGTTCGCTTTGTGCAATTATATCACCAGGGTTGGGATGGGCATAACAATCTGCCAAGTCAGATAAAAGGCCAATGTGCTGATGTTGATAAAGCATCGGCAGCGCTTATTACCGATCTGAAGCAACGAGGTTTGCTCGATGAAACATTGGTGATTTGGGGTGGAGAATTTGGTCGCACAAATTATTGCCAGGGGCCGTTAACGAAAGAAGATTATGGTCGTGATCATCATCCACGCTGCTTTACCATCTGGATGGCAGGTGGTGGTGTAAAGCCCGGTGTGTATGGTGAAACAGATGAGTTTGGTTACAACATTGTAAAAGATCCTGTACATGTGCACGACTTTCATGCAACAGTGCTTCACCTGATGGGTATGAATCATGAACAACTTACATTTAAACACTTGGGCAGGCGTTATCGGTTAACTGATGTAGCAGGGAATGTGGTGAAAGGATTGATTGCCTAA